A region of Candidatus Poribacteria bacterium DNA encodes the following proteins:
- a CDS encoding 4Fe-4S dicluster domain-containing protein, which yields MQQPQTQPDPQPNSLIGSELFSWKKWDACTHCGLCLPTCPTYRELGLETDSPRGRLYLMGAAFRDKNPMPISDDWVKYIYRCLDCRACETACPSGVHFGEVIEEARAIYEMNAERPTEQRFWRRLAFKELLPNKERLDLIFELMWLYQRLGIRWLVQKLGILKLMGKLGEMESLLPDIPNPSLKDNLREFTPAKGEARHRVGFISGCVMNQVFTETNLATIRVLAENGCDVITPTQQMCCGALHVHNGVRDTALELARQNIDVFEAAEVDAIIINSAGCGATLKEYEALMEHDPDYSERAKVFSSKMRDISEFLAEIEMTPPEGEIKRRVTYDEPCHLVHGQKVQLQPRTVLQSIPGLELVELTESEWCCGSAGIYNITQPEMSREILERKIKHIAETDAEIVATGNPGCILQIQLGVKANELPMKVMHPIELLDQSYRGIDPLG from the coding sequence ATGCAACAGCCACAGACTCAACCAGATCCACAGCCTAACTCTCTTATCGGGTCCGAACTTTTTAGCTGGAAGAAATGGGATGCCTGTACCCACTGCGGGCTTTGTTTGCCAACCTGTCCAACTTACCGTGAATTGGGATTGGAGACCGATTCGCCACGTGGAAGGCTCTATCTGATGGGGGCGGCGTTCAGGGATAAGAACCCGATGCCGATTAGCGACGACTGGGTAAAATATATCTATCGCTGCTTGGACTGCCGCGCCTGTGAAACGGCATGTCCCTCCGGCGTACATTTTGGCGAAGTTATAGAAGAAGCCCGTGCGATTTATGAGATGAATGCCGAGCGTCCAACGGAGCAGCGGTTTTGGCGGCGTTTGGCCTTTAAGGAACTTTTGCCCAACAAGGAGCGCTTAGACCTCATCTTTGAACTGATGTGGCTGTATCAACGCCTTGGGATTCGCTGGCTGGTGCAAAAACTTGGGATTCTCAAACTGATGGGAAAGCTGGGAGAGATGGAGTCATTGCTGCCCGACATTCCCAATCCATCCCTCAAGGACAATTTACGGGAGTTTACCCCTGCCAAGGGAGAGGCGAGGCATCGGGTCGGATTTATCTCCGGATGTGTGATGAATCAGGTGTTCACCGAGACCAATCTGGCAACAATTCGTGTCTTGGCGGAAAACGGCTGCGACGTAATTACACCGACACAGCAGATGTGCTGTGGAGCGTTGCATGTCCATAACGGTGTCCGAGACACGGCGTTAGAACTGGCGCGTCAAAATATCGATGTCTTTGAAGCTGCAGAGGTGGACGCGATCATAATTAACTCCGCAGGCTGTGGTGCGACGCTGAAAGAGTATGAAGCTTTGATGGAACACGATCCGGACTATTCCGAAAGGGCAAAAGTGTTTAGCAGCAAGATGCGAGACATCAGCGAGTTTCTCGCGGAGATTGAAATGACGCCCCCTGAAGGAGAGATTAAGCGGCGCGTGACGTATGATGAACCGTGTCACCTTGTCCACGGGCAAAAAGTCCAATTGCAGCCCCGCACAGTCCTCCAATCAATTCCGGGGTTAGAACTAGTGGAGTTGACCGAATCGGAATGGTGCTGTGGCAGTGCGGGCATTTATAATATCACGCAGCCGGAGATGTCGCGTGAAATTCTGGAGCGTAAGATAAAGCACATCGCTGAGACAGATGCCGAAATCGTCGCGACAGGGAACCCGGGCTGTATTCTACAGATCCAACTCGGCGTTAAAGCGAATGAATTGCCCATGAAGGTGATGCACCCAATCGAACTCCTCGACCAATCATATCGAGGCATTGATCCGCTCGGATAG
- the larE gene encoding ATP-dependent sacrificial sulfur transferase LarE, with protein sequence MSETEQYPDIDQKLDQLDKLLKSYGKVIVAFSGGVDSTFLAEAAKRALGDNALAVTAVSDSYPEREMKAAQDIAKQIRIRYETINTDELETEGYASNPTNRCYFCKTELFEQIRPIAEQYKIGTTVYGAIPDDVGDHRPGMDAAKQMGIQAPLIDVNLTKAEIREVSKCWGLPTWDKPAFACLSSRFPYGTRITRENLRLVDRAEQFLFDLGIRQFRVRHHDTLARIEVDPQEIEFIAAKSIRTQINERFKSLGYEHVALDLQGYRSGSLNEGLLNLSKLTAH encoded by the coding sequence ATGTCGGAAACGGAACAATATCCAGATATTGATCAGAAACTAGATCAGCTCGATAAATTATTAAAATCCTACGGAAAAGTTATCGTCGCATTCTCTGGTGGAGTAGACAGTACCTTTCTGGCTGAAGCCGCAAAACGGGCGTTGGGGGATAATGCCCTCGCTGTGACAGCGGTTTCTGACTCCTACCCGGAGCGCGAAATGAAAGCAGCGCAGGACATCGCCAAGCAGATTCGTATCCGCTATGAAACGATAAATACCGACGAATTGGAAACCGAGGGTTATGCGAGCAACCCGACCAATCGCTGCTATTTCTGCAAAACCGAACTCTTTGAACAGATTCGCCCGATTGCTGAACAGTACAAGATCGGCACAACCGTCTACGGCGCAATTCCTGACGATGTAGGGGATCACCGTCCCGGCATGGACGCCGCTAAACAGATGGGAATTCAGGCACCGCTCATTGATGTGAATCTTACGAAGGCGGAGATTCGTGAAGTTTCAAAGTGTTGGGGTTTGCCGACGTGGGATAAACCCGCCTTTGCGTGTCTCTCCTCCCGTTTTCCCTACGGCACACGGATTACCCGCGAAAATCTACGCCTCGTTGACCGGGCGGAACAGTTTTTGTTCGATTTGGGGATTCGCCAATTTCGTGTACGCCATCACGACACGCTCGCACGCATTGAGGTCGATCCACAAGAGATTGAGTTCATCGCTGCCAAGTCTATCCGCACCCAGATCAACGAAAGATTCAAATCGCTCGGATATGAGCATGTCGCTCTTGATTTACAGGGGTATAGATCTGGGAGTTTGAACGAAGGGTTGCTGAACCTTTCAAAATTGACTGCCCATTAG